In a genomic window of Pedobacter sp. KBS0701:
- a CDS encoding OmpA family protein: protein MNTRITKSTMLVALLGLSSQLFAQDTPTTTSTTGRFSPKEFRTWSVGVHGGLLTPRTIFGNSNHQFETPVEHIGYGGYIKKQILPQLGIQADFLAGKVEELRASNGAGGFIANTGYKTNIQWSGALSAVWNVANININNENAVIIPYLKAGAGYMSSGATTMPANTQDAGYYREGWFVPVGAGFKLGVAKGINVDLGYDVNFVKSAKFDGVNTGGNDRFAYAHAGLEFALGSKDKPQLQNYSSLANLRQQSAEESAELRRALSTAEQNAQRDREQYAKDLGDDDNDGVANKFDKCPGTASGTVVDGSGCPIKVQREVIKETRVITEEDRKVVKDAISNLEFDLGKSTIRSKSYATLNRVAGLLVEKNFSLKLAGHTDNTGGRELNLRLSKDRAESVKAYLVSQGANASRIEATGYGPDQPIATNKTAAGRQQNRRVEFTLY from the coding sequence ATGAATACGAGAATTACAAAATCAACAATGTTGGTTGCATTATTAGGTTTATCATCACAATTGTTTGCCCAGGATACACCAACAACTACGAGTACCACAGGACGTTTCTCTCCTAAAGAATTCCGTACCTGGTCGGTAGGTGTACACGGAGGTTTGCTAACGCCAAGAACTATTTTTGGTAACTCTAACCACCAATTTGAAACTCCAGTAGAACATATCGGTTACGGAGGTTATATTAAAAAACAAATTTTGCCTCAATTAGGTATCCAAGCAGATTTCTTAGCTGGTAAAGTTGAAGAATTAAGAGCGTCTAACGGCGCAGGTGGTTTCATAGCAAACACAGGTTACAAAACCAACATCCAATGGTCTGGAGCTTTATCAGCAGTTTGGAATGTTGCCAACATTAACATCAATAATGAAAATGCGGTAATTATCCCTTACTTGAAAGCGGGTGCAGGTTACATGTCATCTGGCGCTACTACTATGCCGGCTAATACGCAAGACGCAGGTTATTATAGAGAAGGCTGGTTTGTACCAGTAGGTGCCGGTTTTAAATTGGGTGTTGCTAAAGGAATTAATGTAGATTTAGGTTACGATGTAAATTTTGTTAAATCTGCTAAATTTGATGGAGTTAACACAGGTGGTAACGACAGATTTGCTTATGCACACGCAGGTCTGGAATTTGCTTTAGGCAGTAAAGATAAACCTCAGTTACAAAACTACAGCTCATTGGCTAACTTACGTCAACAAAGTGCTGAAGAAAGTGCTGAACTAAGAAGAGCATTATCTACTGCTGAGCAAAACGCACAACGCGATAGAGAACAGTATGCTAAAGACCTTGGCGATGATGATAATGATGGTGTAGCTAACAAATTCGATAAATGCCCTGGAACTGCTTCAGGTACAGTTGTTGATGGTTCTGGTTGCCCAATTAAAGTTCAACGTGAAGTAATTAAAGAGACTAGAGTAATTACTGAAGAAGACCGTAAAGTGGTTAAAGATGCGATTTCTAACTTAGAATTCGATTTAGGTAAATCAACCATCCGTTCTAAATCTTATGCTACTTTAAACCGTGTTGCTGGTTTATTGGTAGAGAAAAACTTTAGCTTAAAATTAGCTGGTCACACTGATAATACTGGTGGTAGAGAGTTAAACTTACGTTTATCTAAAGACAGAGCAGAATCAGTAAAAGCTTACTTGGTATCTCAAGGTGCAAATGCATCAAGAATCGAAGCTACAGGTTATGGACCTGACCAACCAATTGCAACAAACAAAACTGCAGCTGGCCGTCAACAAAATCGTCGTGTAGAGTTTACTTTATACTAA